From the Rhodococcus sp. NBC_00297 genome, one window contains:
- a CDS encoding gamma-glutamylcyclotransferase: MPIYAAYGSNMHPEQMLERCPHSPAAGTGWLPGWRLTFGGGDIGWEGALATVVEDPDSKVFVVLYDVSPEDEESLDRWEGSELGIHRKIRLRVETDDEPVLAWLYVLDAYEGGLPSARYLGVMAEAAEIAGAPADYVRDLRTRNSRNVGPGTSSL, translated from the coding sequence GTGCCGATCTATGCCGCTTACGGCTCCAACATGCACCCCGAGCAGATGCTCGAGCGGTGCCCCCACTCCCCTGCGGCCGGAACCGGGTGGTTGCCGGGGTGGCGTCTGACCTTCGGCGGCGGCGACATCGGCTGGGAGGGCGCGCTCGCGACCGTCGTGGAGGACCCCGACTCGAAGGTGTTCGTCGTGCTCTACGACGTCTCACCGGAGGACGAGGAGAGCCTCGACCGGTGGGAGGGTTCCGAGCTCGGCATCCACCGCAAGATCCGCCTCCGCGTCGAGACGGACGACGAACCCGTCCTGGCGTGGCTCTACGTGCTCGACGCCTACGAGGGTGGGCTGCCCTCGGCGCGCTATCTCGGCGTCATGGCCGAGGCTGCGGAGATCGCCGGCGCCCCGGCCGACTACGTGCGCGACCTGCGCACCCGCAACAGCCGCAACGTCGGCCCCGGGACCTCGTCGCTCTGA
- a CDS encoding NAD(P)H-quinone dehydrogenase, with protein MTRIVIIGGGPAGYEAALVASQHGGTVTLIDSDGVGGACVLWDCVPSKTFIASTGIRTDMRRASDLGIELDPTSATIDLPQIHNRVKSLAQAQSSDIRARLQTVGVTVLSGTAKVVDTQPGLAAHQVEATLADGSTQEIDAEVVLIATGASPRILPGAEPDGERILTWRQLYDLDSLPTHLIVVGSGVTGAEFVSAYTEMGVKVTVVSSRDRVLPGEDADAALVLEDVLSERGVTLIKNARADSVTRTADGIVVTMSDGKTVEGSHALMTVGSVPNTQNLGLESVGIELDRGGYLRVDRVSRTRVPGIYAAGDCTGLLPLASVAAMQGRIAMYHALGEGVSPIKLKTVASAVFTRPEIATVGVGQSAIDNGDVPARTVMLPLNTNPRAKMSGLRRGFVKIFCRPATGVVIGGVVVAPTASELILPIAIAVQNNLTVNDLAATFSVYPSLTGSITEAARQLMRHDDLD; from the coding sequence ATGACCCGCATCGTGATCATCGGAGGCGGACCGGCCGGATACGAGGCCGCTCTGGTCGCCTCCCAGCACGGCGGGACGGTGACGCTCATCGACTCCGACGGAGTGGGCGGCGCCTGCGTCCTCTGGGACTGTGTTCCGTCCAAGACCTTCATCGCCTCGACCGGCATCCGCACCGACATGCGTCGCGCGTCCGACCTCGGTATCGAGCTCGACCCGACCTCGGCCACCATCGACCTGCCGCAGATCCACAACCGCGTGAAATCCCTTGCGCAGGCTCAATCCTCCGATATCCGCGCCCGTCTGCAGACGGTCGGCGTGACCGTGCTGTCGGGAACGGCGAAGGTGGTGGACACGCAGCCCGGCCTGGCCGCCCACCAGGTGGAGGCCACCCTGGCGGACGGGTCGACGCAGGAGATCGACGCCGAGGTCGTGCTCATCGCGACCGGTGCGAGCCCGCGCATCCTGCCCGGTGCCGAGCCCGACGGTGAGCGCATTCTGACCTGGCGTCAGCTCTACGACCTCGACTCCCTGCCCACCCACCTCATCGTGGTCGGGTCCGGCGTGACCGGAGCCGAGTTCGTCTCCGCGTACACCGAGATGGGCGTCAAGGTCACCGTCGTGTCCAGTCGCGACCGCGTCCTTCCCGGTGAGGACGCCGACGCGGCACTCGTGCTCGAGGACGTCCTGTCCGAGCGTGGTGTCACGTTGATCAAGAACGCACGCGCGGACTCGGTGACCCGCACCGCCGACGGCATAGTCGTGACGATGTCCGACGGCAAGACCGTCGAGGGTTCGCATGCGCTGATGACGGTCGGCTCCGTCCCGAACACGCAGAACCTCGGCCTCGAGAGCGTCGGCATCGAGCTCGACCGCGGCGGTTACCTTCGCGTGGACCGGGTCTCGCGTACCCGCGTGCCCGGCATCTACGCGGCGGGCGACTGCACGGGCCTGCTGCCACTGGCCTCCGTCGCCGCCATGCAGGGCCGCATCGCGATGTACCACGCGCTGGGCGAGGGCGTCAGCCCCATCAAGCTCAAGACGGTCGCCTCCGCCGTGTTCACGCGACCCGAGATCGCCACGGTGGGTGTCGGCCAGTCCGCCATCGACAACGGGGACGTCCCAGCGCGCACGGTCATGCTGCCGCTGAACACGAACCCCCGCGCCAAGATGTCCGGCCTGCGTCGCGGCTTCGTCAAGATCTTCTGCCGTCCCGCGACGGGTGTGGTCATCGGCGGAGTGGTCGTCGCTCCCACCGCGTCCGAGCTGATTCTCCCCATCGCCATCGCTGTGCAGAACAACCTGACGGTGAACGATCTCGCCGCCACCTTCTCGGTCTACCCGTCTCTCACCGGATCGATCACCGAGGCGGCGCGTCAGCTCATGCGCCACGACGATCTGGACTGA
- a CDS encoding aminotransferase-like domain-containing protein, which produces MSSSVLPPLSVRASAITGSAIRDLLTLTARPDILSLAGGLPSSDVMPHSTIRDVTHRILSGSTAALQYAETTGVRRLRDVIAARESALVRDEVPSTSVVVTHGSQQALSLLASVLVDPGDVVVVDRPVYPGALQAFQAVGARIESVPVDADGTDTDALARLLESGVRPRAVHTVSNFHNPRGGVLSVGRRRALVDLAERYGFWVVDDDPYGDVWFDAPPPGPIASDRVIRLGSASKILAPSLRVGWLTAARPVCDAVERIKQSADLCGSSLTQLVAADLIADEPWLRQHLDDVRAVYSARAEVLVGALRSELGSAIEVDAARGGMFLWVQFTDGTDTSALLPAALDRGVAYVPGRAFDPAGGDELGTALRVCFATSTDDELREAVRRLATAHVAR; this is translated from the coding sequence ATGTCGTCCTCTGTTCTGCCACCCCTGTCCGTCCGCGCCTCGGCGATCACCGGATCGGCGATTCGTGACCTGCTCACGCTGACCGCGCGGCCTGACATTCTGTCCCTCGCGGGCGGTCTGCCCTCGTCGGACGTCATGCCGCACAGCACCATTCGTGACGTCACGCATCGGATACTGAGTGGCTCCACCGCCGCCCTGCAGTACGCGGAGACCACGGGGGTGCGGCGGCTCCGAGACGTCATCGCGGCGCGGGAGTCGGCGCTCGTTCGGGACGAGGTGCCGTCCACCTCGGTGGTGGTGACGCACGGCTCCCAGCAGGCGCTCAGCCTGCTCGCGTCCGTGCTGGTCGATCCCGGCGACGTCGTCGTGGTCGATCGACCGGTGTATCCCGGTGCGCTGCAAGCGTTCCAGGCCGTCGGTGCCCGCATCGAGTCGGTCCCGGTCGATGCGGACGGCACCGACACCGATGCCCTCGCGCGGCTGCTCGAGTCAGGAGTGCGCCCTCGCGCCGTGCACACCGTCAGCAACTTCCACAATCCTCGCGGGGGAGTGCTGTCGGTCGGGCGTCGCCGCGCCCTCGTCGACCTCGCGGAACGGTACGGCTTCTGGGTCGTCGACGACGATCCCTACGGCGACGTGTGGTTCGACGCACCCCCGCCGGGCCCCATCGCGTCCGATCGGGTGATCCGTCTGGGCTCGGCGTCCAAGATCCTCGCACCGTCGTTGCGCGTCGGGTGGCTCACCGCGGCCCGACCGGTGTGCGACGCCGTGGAGCGGATCAAGCAGAGCGCCGATCTGTGCGGGTCGTCGTTGACGCAGCTGGTCGCGGCGGACCTGATCGCCGACGAGCCGTGGTTGCGACAACACCTGGACGACGTGCGTGCGGTCTACTCGGCACGGGCGGAGGTGTTGGTCGGAGCACTGCGGAGCGAACTCGGTTCGGCGATCGAGGTCGATGCGGCCCGTGGCGGGATGTTCCTGTGGGTGCAGTTCACCGACGGCACGGACACGTCGGCGCTGCTGCCGGCAGCGCTGGACCGCGGCGTCGCGTACGTTCCCGGTCGCGCCTTCGATCCGGCCGGTGGCGACGAACTCGGTACCGCGTTGCGCGTCTGCTTCGCGACGTCGACCGACGACGAGCTGCGGGAGGCCGTGCGACGTCTCGCCACTGCGCACGTCGCGCGGTAG
- a CDS encoding GGDEF domain-containing protein — translation MRSVDGVQPPSVRHGTAQLRTRLLRQYLLVTTCLYAVGVTVSLLPHGDRVTSPVAGGVVAVVLGVAALLVLAVRPRGRTALGIAVGAALIATPAVMAFHVLAASQFMCLIAVMFLAMYIRAFHGRTVALVLVVVLVVAVCGAAAASPATLYPISYLVFVVAIVGAAEAFGSVTRALIDASHTDPLTGVRNRAGWEMAVSEVTTSSITVVALDVDGFKAINDTSGHPAGDRLLISLARSWSDLAPPGTVIARLGGDEFAALVHGASPTVSRAFVDATAAAFPHVSVGCASSAFPGEPASDVLARADADLYQVKRRKAGVDEQA, via the coding sequence ATGCGGTCCGTCGACGGCGTCCAGCCACCGAGTGTTCGGCACGGAACCGCCCAACTCCGCACCCGCCTGCTGCGCCAGTATCTGCTGGTGACCACCTGCCTCTATGCGGTGGGGGTGACCGTCTCGCTGCTGCCGCACGGCGACCGGGTGACGTCACCGGTGGCGGGCGGCGTGGTGGCTGTCGTCCTCGGCGTGGCAGCGCTGCTCGTCCTGGCGGTCCGACCGCGCGGACGCACCGCTCTCGGCATCGCGGTGGGCGCCGCCCTGATCGCGACGCCCGCCGTCATGGCCTTTCACGTCCTCGCCGCGTCGCAGTTCATGTGCCTCATCGCGGTGATGTTCCTGGCCATGTACATCCGGGCCTTCCATGGACGGACGGTGGCACTCGTTCTCGTGGTCGTGCTGGTGGTGGCCGTGTGTGGTGCCGCGGCGGCATCCCCCGCGACGCTGTATCCCATCAGCTACCTGGTCTTCGTGGTCGCGATCGTCGGAGCGGCCGAGGCGTTCGGATCGGTGACCAGGGCGCTCATCGACGCGTCCCACACGGATCCGCTCACCGGTGTGCGGAACCGGGCGGGGTGGGAGATGGCCGTCAGCGAGGTGACGACGTCGTCGATCACCGTCGTCGCGCTGGACGTCGACGGCTTCAAAGCCATCAACGACACGTCCGGTCATCCCGCGGGCGACCGATTGTTGATCTCACTTGCTCGCTCCTGGTCCGATCTGGCACCACCGGGGACGGTGATCGCGAGACTGGGCGGCGACGAGTTCGCGGCACTCGTGCACGGAGCGTCTCCGACCGTGAGCCGTGCCTTCGTCGACGCGACCGCCGCTGCCTTCCCCCACGTCAGCGTCGGGTGCGCGTCGTCCGCGTTCCCCGGCGAGCCGGCGTCGGACGTTCTCGCACGCGCCGACGCCGACCTCTACCAGGTGAAGCGGAGGAAAGCCGGCGTCGACGAGCAGGCGTGA
- a CDS encoding DUF2945 domain-containing protein, producing MSKDEFSKGDKVEWRTHGTTTEGEVVEKITSETEAGGRTVKASKDDPQYRVESDKSGKDAVHKPSALDPKD from the coding sequence GTGTCGAAGGACGAGTTCAGCAAGGGCGACAAGGTCGAGTGGAGGACGCACGGCACCACGACCGAAGGCGAGGTGGTCGAGAAGATCACCTCCGAGACCGAAGCCGGTGGGCGCACGGTCAAGGCGTCGAAGGACGACCCGCAGTACCGAGTGGAGAGTGACAAGTCCGGCAAGGACGCGGTGCACAAGCCCTCCGCGCTCGATCCGAAGGACTGA
- a CDS encoding serine hydrolase, with protein sequence MAARIAATILTLALVAAGCSSEEASPEPLADSPPTVPAAQIDRADVDAAVGDLDGYVEAMMARTGTPGVAAAVVYQDEVLYSRGFGVRKVGTDEPVDTHTRFQLASVSKPVASSVIAASVGDGAVDWADPVRRYEPEFAVADPYVSEHATFVDLLSHRSGLPDHAGDVLEDFGYDYDDIMGRLDQLPLASFRDSYAYTNFGFTAAGNAAAKAQGTDWPELSRRRIYEPLGMADTSSRFEDWANSPNHAVNHVLAEGSTTEWEAKYVREPDNQSPAGGASSSVDDMTKWIRMELGGGEFEGRRIVDADALQYTHTSHSLSGASGTEGARDSFYGLGFNVGTDDKGRVELSHSGAFALGASTTVFMLPSEQLGIVVLSNSAPVGGSETVAAQFMDQVRNGRQTVDWAPLIAGIFDGIAEEEASPIDYATPPASVTPARPATEYVGTFDSPFHGPARVSADGDRLTLTVGKDGRLTYPLTHYDGDTYWFETSGENAVGPTGVTFEIVNGAPASFAVEYLDKQGLGRFTRS encoded by the coding sequence ATGGCCGCGAGAATTGCTGCGACGATACTGACGCTGGCCTTGGTGGCAGCGGGATGCAGCTCGGAGGAGGCGTCGCCGGAGCCACTCGCGGACAGCCCGCCGACCGTCCCTGCCGCCCAGATCGACCGCGCGGACGTCGACGCGGCCGTCGGCGATCTCGACGGGTACGTCGAGGCGATGATGGCGCGGACCGGGACGCCGGGAGTCGCGGCTGCCGTCGTGTACCAGGACGAGGTGCTGTACTCGCGGGGTTTCGGAGTCCGGAAGGTCGGCACCGACGAGCCCGTCGACACCCACACCCGGTTCCAGCTCGCGTCGGTGTCCAAGCCGGTCGCGTCGAGCGTCATCGCTGCCTCGGTCGGAGACGGAGCGGTCGACTGGGCCGATCCTGTCCGACGGTACGAGCCGGAGTTCGCGGTGGCGGATCCGTATGTGAGCGAGCACGCGACGTTCGTCGATCTGCTCTCGCACCGATCGGGTCTGCCCGATCACGCCGGTGACGTGCTCGAGGACTTCGGCTACGACTACGACGACATCATGGGCCGCCTCGACCAGCTCCCGCTGGCGTCGTTCCGGGACAGCTACGCGTACACGAACTTCGGGTTCACCGCCGCCGGCAACGCCGCGGCCAAGGCGCAGGGCACCGACTGGCCCGAGCTGTCTCGTCGTCGCATCTACGAGCCCCTCGGCATGGCCGACACCTCGTCACGATTCGAGGACTGGGCGAACTCGCCCAACCATGCGGTGAACCACGTGCTCGCCGAGGGTTCGACCACCGAGTGGGAAGCGAAGTACGTCCGCGAGCCCGACAACCAGTCACCTGCCGGCGGAGCGAGTTCGTCCGTCGACGACATGACGAAGTGGATCCGCATGGAACTCGGCGGGGGAGAGTTCGAGGGACGTCGCATCGTCGACGCGGACGCACTGCAGTACACGCACACCTCGCACTCCCTGTCGGGCGCGTCCGGGACGGAGGGCGCGCGAGACTCGTTCTACGGGTTGGGGTTCAACGTGGGCACGGACGACAAGGGGCGCGTCGAGCTGTCGCATTCCGGAGCGTTCGCCCTCGGGGCGAGCACCACGGTGTTCATGTTGCCGAGTGAACAGCTGGGCATCGTCGTCCTGTCCAACTCGGCACCGGTCGGGGGCTCGGAAACTGTTGCCGCGCAGTTCATGGACCAGGTGAGGAACGGTCGGCAGACCGTCGATTGGGCACCGTTGATCGCCGGGATCTTCGACGGGATCGCAGAGGAGGAGGCGTCGCCGATCGACTACGCGACGCCGCCGGCCTCGGTGACCCCTGCTCGTCCCGCGACCGAGTACGTCGGAACGTTCGACAGCCCGTTCCACGGACCGGCTCGGGTCTCGGCGGACGGTGATCGGCTCACGCTCACCGTCGGAAAAGACGGCCGGCTGACGTACCCCCTGACCCACTACGACGGTGACACCTACTGGTTCGAGACGTCCGGCGAGAACGCGGTCGGACCGACAGGAGTCACGTTCGAGATCGTGAACGGTGCTCCCGCCTCGTTCGCGGTCGAATACCTCGACAAGCAGGGACTCGGAAGGTTCACACGCTCATGA
- a CDS encoding serine hydrolase domain-containing protein, with protein MTVRTVSRSVGIATASALIFVAGCSSGSGEAPAPVTSSATESALLPLDPAALDAMVEDVATTSREIGMVVLITTPDGEYVKTWGSVAADRSEAPTLDTKVRIGSNTKTWTGTVILQMVQEGLLSVDDPVSTFRPDVPNGDAITIGQLLDMRSGLYSYTQTVELNEALDTDPGRVWTAEELVALGLSNPPNFPPGEGYSYSNTNTVLLGLIAEKLDGKPIAQIFQDRLFGPLALAGTSYPATTDTSIPAPFTRGYSYSGNVETLGEGKEALSPDRIAAIDAGSVQPRDTTNDNPSWTSSAGQGISTANDLATWVRALVKGDLLDADTQTLRMDSVQPTDPDNPSSAGYGYGLAQMGPMFGHIGEMPGYNSFMGYDPDNDMTMVVWANMAPGTDGSAPAAALALSVAKALYPQDSAEDTADDIDEVAEDTGK; from the coding sequence ATGACTGTTCGCACTGTCTCCCGTTCCGTCGGTATCGCGACGGCCTCTGCCTTGATCTTCGTCGCGGGTTGCTCGTCCGGCAGCGGTGAGGCGCCGGCACCGGTCACGTCGTCAGCGACCGAATCGGCTCTCCTGCCACTCGATCCCGCAGCTCTCGACGCGATGGTCGAGGACGTCGCCACGACGTCGCGGGAGATCGGCATGGTCGTGCTGATCACCACGCCGGACGGTGAGTACGTCAAGACCTGGGGGTCGGTGGCGGCCGATCGGTCGGAGGCCCCGACGCTCGACACCAAGGTGCGGATCGGGTCGAACACGAAGACGTGGACGGGCACGGTCATCCTGCAGATGGTCCAGGAGGGGTTGCTGTCCGTCGACGATCCGGTGAGCACGTTCCGACCCGATGTGCCGAACGGCGATGCCATCACGATCGGGCAATTGCTCGACATGCGCAGTGGGCTCTACAGCTACACCCAGACCGTGGAGCTCAACGAGGCACTCGACACCGATCCCGGCCGGGTGTGGACCGCCGAGGAGCTTGTCGCACTGGGGCTGAGCAACCCGCCGAACTTCCCACCGGGAGAGGGCTACAGCTACTCCAACACCAACACGGTGCTGCTCGGACTGATCGCCGAGAAGCTCGACGGCAAGCCCATCGCTCAGATCTTCCAGGACAGGCTCTTCGGTCCGCTGGCGCTGGCGGGGACGTCGTATCCCGCCACCACCGATACGAGCATCCCGGCGCCGTTCACCCGCGGGTACAGCTACAGCGGCAACGTCGAGACGCTCGGGGAGGGCAAGGAAGCGCTGTCCCCGGACCGGATCGCTGCGATCGACGCCGGCTCGGTCCAGCCGAGGGACACCACGAACGACAACCCGTCGTGGACGAGTTCGGCCGGTCAGGGCATCTCGACGGCGAACGATCTGGCCACGTGGGTCCGGGCGCTGGTCAAGGGCGACCTGCTCGACGCGGACACCCAGACGTTGCGGATGGACAGTGTGCAGCCGACCGACCCCGACAACCCGTCCTCTGCCGGGTACGGCTACGGGCTCGCGCAGATGGGACCGATGTTCGGCCACATCGGCGAGATGCCCGGGTACAACTCCTTCATGGGGTACGACCCGGACAACGACATGACCATGGTGGTCTGGGCGAACATGGCGCCCGGGACGGACGGGAGTGCGCCGGCGGCGGCGCTGGCCCTCTCCGTGGCGAAGGCTCTCTACCCGCAGGATTCCGCCGAGGACACAGCGGACGACATCGACGAGGTGGCGGAGGACACCGGCAAGTAG
- a CDS encoding PadR family transcriptional regulator, translated as MAQGDLTTTSYVVLGMLVSRDLTAYDISELFSRGVGELWPRAGRQHYNAPKKLLERGLVSARADAVGARPRTVYSITDEGRAALTAWLAEKSRPSALEFEGMMRVLFAEQGSIEDLRGNLRTMREQADATRRLFGRHAVTLRDTTVATFPERQHLMALANRFMVGHFSHIVEWSDWALAEIEDWPDTTTPATSHRDRTETMLDASARLGAPEVHEES; from the coding sequence GTGGCTCAGGGCGACCTCACCACGACGTCCTACGTCGTGCTCGGCATGTTGGTGTCGCGGGACCTCACCGCGTACGACATCTCGGAACTGTTCAGTCGTGGTGTGGGCGAACTGTGGCCTCGGGCGGGACGGCAGCACTACAACGCGCCGAAGAAGTTGCTCGAGCGCGGTCTCGTGTCAGCGAGGGCCGATGCCGTGGGCGCGCGTCCCCGCACCGTCTACTCGATCACCGACGAGGGGCGCGCAGCCCTGACGGCATGGTTGGCGGAGAAGTCTCGCCCGTCGGCCCTCGAGTTCGAGGGCATGATGCGGGTGCTGTTCGCCGAGCAGGGTTCCATCGAGGATCTGCGCGGCAACCTACGGACGATGCGGGAGCAGGCCGACGCCACCCGCCGACTCTTCGGGCGGCACGCCGTCACGCTCCGAGACACCACCGTCGCGACGTTTCCCGAACGTCAGCACCTGATGGCACTCGCCAATCGCTTCATGGTCGGACACTTCTCGCACATCGTCGAATGGAGCGACTGGGCGCTGGCAGAGATCGAGGACTGGCCGGACACCACGACTCCGGCCACCTCGCACCGGGATCGGACCGAGACGATGCTCGACGCCTCGGCGCGACTGGGTGCACCGGAGGTGCACGAGGAGTCGTGA
- a CDS encoding DNA-formamidopyrimidine glycosylase family protein: MPEGDTVWRTANSLRDALDGKVLTTCDVRVPRYATVDFTGETVESVLSAGKHLVIEVGGKVIHSHLKMEGAWHVYQPDTPWRRPAYQARIVLGTSDRVAVGFELGVVEILDTVEEAVGYLGPDLLGPLWDPAVALGKLEAEPDRPIGLALLDQRVIAGLGNVYRNEILFLRGVDPHTPVSAAGNLAKMIDLSHRTITANKNRNARTFTGDLRAGRHFWVYGRENKPCRRCGTRIRDGLLGDNPLEERQIYWCPRCQPAP; this comes from the coding sequence ATGCCCGAAGGCGACACCGTCTGGCGCACGGCCAACAGTCTGCGCGATGCACTCGACGGCAAGGTTCTCACCACGTGTGATGTCCGCGTGCCGCGCTACGCCACGGTCGACTTCACCGGCGAGACAGTGGAATCGGTTCTGTCGGCGGGGAAGCATCTCGTCATCGAGGTCGGCGGCAAGGTCATCCACTCCCATCTGAAGATGGAAGGTGCGTGGCACGTCTACCAGCCGGACACACCGTGGCGACGGCCCGCCTACCAAGCGCGCATCGTGCTGGGAACGAGTGACCGAGTCGCGGTCGGGTTCGAACTCGGTGTCGTCGAGATACTGGATACCGTCGAGGAGGCGGTCGGGTATCTCGGGCCGGATCTGCTGGGGCCCCTGTGGGATCCGGCCGTCGCTCTCGGAAAGCTGGAAGCGGAGCCCGATCGACCCATCGGCCTCGCTCTGCTCGACCAGCGCGTCATCGCCGGACTCGGGAACGTCTACCGCAACGAGATCCTGTTCCTCCGCGGCGTGGACCCGCACACGCCGGTCTCCGCGGCGGGGAACCTGGCGAAGATGATCGATCTGTCGCACCGCACGATCACGGCCAACAAGAACCGCAACGCGCGCACCTTCACCGGAGATCTCCGTGCGGGCCGGCACTTCTGGGTCTACGGCCGGGAGAACAAGCCGTGTCGTCGCTGCGGAACACGCATCCGCGACGGGCTTCTCGGGGACAACCCTCTCGAGGAACGGCAGATCTACTGGTGCCCGAGGTGCCAACCCGCTCCGTGA